The segment TCTGAATCAGTAAAAATATAAGTGCCGGCTTCTTTTCCATTTGCATCATAAAAACTTTTAAATCCCACATATTTAGGCTCATAAAACGGAGGAGTACCTTGTTCATAATATGCTATGGATCGCCCATTATAAATATCAACATCTGCACCGATTGTTATTGATCTAAGAGGATTATTTTCAAATGTGCCATCATCAATAAAATCGATACTTTCAGAAATGGTTACAGATGTTAAGTGATTACCACAAAATGCATAGCTTCCAATGGATATAACACTATCAGGGATATTTAATGAATGAAGGCAACTAGCAAAAAATGCATAACTCCCAATAGTCGTGAGGGTATCCGGAAAAACAACTGAGCTTATCCATGTGTATAATCCTGAATCAAAGGCTTTATTGCCAATATGTTCTACCGGTATCCCATTAATAGTAGGAGGTATAACAATATCATCACCATGATGGCTTATTTCACCAGTACCATTGTCATATCCAGTAATCGTTCTGGTTTCTTCATTAAAGGTAAAATACTCTTCCGGTGTGGGAGATGTGTTGTTGGGTAACAATAGACCGCAATCACA is part of the Atribacterota bacterium genome and harbors:
- a CDS encoding leucine-rich repeat domain-containing protein translates to MKKVFSVLFLCLLIAIVTTGCQLCDCGLLLPNNTSPTPEEYFTFNEETRTITGYDNGTGEISHHGDDIVIPPTINGIPVEHIGNKAFDSGLYTWISSVVFPDTLTTIGSYAFFASCLHSLNIPDSVISIGSYAFCGNHLTSVTISESIDFIDDGTFENNPLRSITIGADVDIYNGRSIAYYEQGTPPFYEPKYVGFKSFYDANGKEAGTYIFTDSDTWIKAE